Proteins from a single region of Allocatelliglobosispora scoriae:
- a CDS encoding NfeD family protein codes for MNTGTWLFLAIGAVGVVIAAIAVLGGDLFDLGDGFVNTEVISALVGGFGFGAAAANELVGAEAGQAVVILLGLAIGAIIAWLAWLASSRLRNMPTDATPNRDHLAGTTGVVVTPVPAEGFGEVLVRIGGQPVKLSARSARPLPFGAKVLVLDALSDTSVIVEESTPTTL; via the coding sequence GTGAACACGGGGACCTGGCTCTTCCTGGCAATCGGCGCGGTCGGCGTCGTGATCGCCGCCATCGCCGTCCTGGGTGGGGACCTCTTCGACCTGGGCGACGGCTTCGTCAACACCGAAGTCATCTCAGCCCTGGTCGGTGGATTCGGATTCGGCGCCGCCGCAGCCAACGAGCTGGTCGGTGCGGAAGCGGGCCAAGCCGTCGTGATCCTGCTGGGCCTGGCGATCGGCGCGATCATCGCCTGGCTGGCCTGGTTGGCCTCCAGCCGCCTGCGCAACATGCCCACGGACGCCACCCCCAACCGGGACCACCTGGCCGGCACCACGGGCGTGGTCGTCACACCGGTGCCCGCCGAGGGTTTCGGCGAGGTCCTGGTCCGGATCGGCGGCCAGCCGGTGAAGCTCAGCGCGCGCAGCGCCCGGCCGCTCCCGTTCGGCGCCAAGGTCCTCGTCCTCGATGCACTCAGCGACACCAGCGTGATCGTCGAGGAATCCACCCCCACCACCCTGTAA
- a CDS encoding flotillin family protein has product MTPLAIAIVGALVLVLVLVLFVISRIKVAGPNEAFIVTGRKGRKIESADGQRSTDLSGQKVVMGASVFVLPIVQKLNALDLSSRRLHIEITGAVSKQGIRANLQGVAIVKVGGTEDAIRAAAQRFLDQQAEIEEFTREVLAGALRSIVGRLTVEEIIRDRAAFASAVAEEAEHSMTNQGLVLDTFQLQDILAEGSYLQDLGRPEAARVLKDAAIAEALARQQAEQARLLAEESIAEAQRNLALKKAAIQAETDAAEAVSKAAGPLAEAERQQVVLSEQQKVAERNAELKQRQLDTEVRKPADAARYKVEQEAEADRNAKVLAADGSRQATIAAAQANAEQARLMGEGERARRAALAEANAIEGAKEGEAEQRRRTAIAEAVEREGQASASAILANGQSEAEAMRLKAEAFSNYNEAAILDLLVRVLPQVVASASAPMGNIDKLTVISTDGASSLTKSVASNVAQGLQLGTDLTGIDLPALLARLAASASSGDSAVPARPTRPASAKGDKPVIEG; this is encoded by the coding sequence TTGACTCCCCTCGCCATCGCGATCGTCGGCGCCCTCGTTCTGGTGCTGGTGCTCGTCCTGTTCGTCATCTCCCGCATCAAGGTCGCCGGTCCCAACGAGGCGTTCATCGTCACCGGCCGCAAGGGCCGCAAGATCGAAAGCGCCGACGGTCAGCGCTCCACCGACCTGAGCGGCCAGAAGGTCGTCATGGGCGCCTCGGTCTTTGTGCTGCCCATCGTGCAGAAGCTCAACGCGCTCGACCTCTCCAGCCGCCGGCTGCACATCGAGATCACCGGTGCCGTCAGCAAGCAGGGCATCCGCGCCAACCTGCAGGGCGTCGCGATCGTCAAGGTCGGCGGCACCGAGGACGCGATCCGCGCCGCCGCCCAGCGGTTCCTCGACCAGCAGGCCGAGATCGAGGAGTTCACCCGTGAGGTCCTCGCCGGTGCGCTGCGCTCCATCGTCGGCCGGCTCACCGTCGAGGAGATCATCCGGGACCGGGCGGCCTTCGCCAGCGCGGTCGCCGAGGAGGCCGAGCACTCCATGACCAACCAGGGTCTCGTGCTCGACACCTTCCAGCTCCAGGACATCCTCGCCGAGGGTTCCTACCTGCAGGACCTCGGTCGGCCCGAAGCCGCCCGGGTGCTCAAGGACGCCGCCATCGCCGAAGCGCTGGCCCGCCAGCAGGCCGAGCAGGCCCGCCTCCTCGCCGAGGAGTCGATCGCCGAGGCGCAGCGGAACCTCGCCCTGAAGAAGGCGGCCATCCAGGCCGAGACCGACGCGGCCGAGGCGGTCTCCAAGGCGGCCGGCCCGCTCGCCGAGGCCGAGCGCCAGCAGGTCGTCCTCTCCGAGCAGCAGAAGGTCGCCGAGCGCAACGCCGAGCTCAAGCAGCGCCAGCTCGACACCGAGGTACGCAAGCCCGCCGACGCCGCGCGTTACAAGGTCGAGCAGGAGGCCGAGGCCGACCGTAACGCCAAGGTCCTCGCCGCCGACGGTTCGCGGCAGGCGACGATCGCCGCTGCCCAGGCGAACGCCGAGCAGGCCCGCCTGATGGGTGAGGGTGAGCGGGCCCGTCGTGCGGCTCTCGCCGAGGCGAACGCCATCGAGGGTGCCAAGGAGGGTGAGGCGGAGCAGCGTCGGCGTACGGCGATCGCCGAGGCCGTCGAGCGGGAGGGCCAGGCTTCCGCCTCGGCGATCCTCGCCAACGGTCAGTCCGAGGCCGAGGCGATGCGGCTCAAGGCCGAGGCGTTCTCGAACTACAACGAGGCGGCGATCCTCGACCTGCTGGTGCGGGTGCTGCCGCAGGTCGTGGCTTCGGCCTCGGCGCCGATGGGCAACATCGACAAGCTGACGGTGATCTCGACCGATGGCGCTTCGTCGTTGACGAAGTCCGTCGCCTCCAACGTGGCTCAGGGGCTGCAGTTGGGGACCGATCTGACGGGGATCGACCTGCCGGCGTTGCTGGCCCGGTTGGCTGCTTCCGCCTCGTCGGGGGACAGCGCTGTGCCGGCTCGGCCGACTCGGCCGGCTTCGGCCAAGGGTGATAAGCCTGTGATCGAGGGCTGA
- a CDS encoding SHOCT domain-containing protein, whose protein sequence is MLAHEHLAYGGWWIFAPLFWIGAWILVIALFRGLFWRRHRHFRAAAWASHHGGWNHGGDSDPRVILAQRYAKGEINDQEYQDRLRVLNTPLK, encoded by the coding sequence ATGCTGGCACACGAACACCTCGCCTACGGCGGCTGGTGGATCTTCGCCCCGCTCTTCTGGATCGGCGCCTGGATCCTCGTCATCGCGCTCTTCCGAGGCCTCTTCTGGCGCCGCCACCGCCACTTCCGTGCGGCTGCCTGGGCCAGCCACCACGGCGGCTGGAACCACGGCGGAGACAGCGACCCCCGGGTGATCCTCGCCCAGCGCTACGCCAAGGGCGAGATCAACGACCAGGAGTACCAGGACCGCCTCAGGGTCCTGAACACCCCGCTCAAATAA